One genomic window of Dama dama isolate Ldn47 chromosome 7, ASM3311817v1, whole genome shotgun sequence includes the following:
- the TRAM2 gene encoding translocating chain-associated membrane protein 2 isoform X2: MPTADGEMVHYHYGPKDLVTVLFYIFIAIILHAVVQEYILDKISKRLHLSKVKHSKFNESGQLVVFHLSSVIWCFYVVVTEGYLTNPRSLWEDYPHVYLPFQVKFFYLCQLAYWLHALPELYFQKVRKEEIPRQLQYICLYLIHIAGAYLLNLSRLGLILLLLQYSTEFLFHTARLCHFADENNEKLFNAWAAVFGVTRLFILTLAVLAIGFGLARMENQAFDPEKGNFNTLLCRLCVLLLVCAAQAWLMWRFIHSQLRHWREYWSEQSAKRRVPAAPRLAARLIKRESGYHENGVVKAENGTSTRTKKLKSP, translated from the exons ACGGCGAGATGGTGCACTACCACTACGGCCCGAAAGACCTGGTCACTGTCTTGTTCTACATCTTCATTGCCATCATCCTGCACGCCGTGGTGCAGGAGTACATACTAGAC AAAATCAGCAAACGGCTTCATCTCTCCAAAGTCAAGCACAGCAAATTCAACGAGTCTGGGCAGTTGGTGGTCTTTCATCTCAGCTCGGTGATCTGGTGCTTCTACGTGGTGGTGACG GAAGGGTACTTAACAAACCCGAGGAGCCTCTGGGAAGACTACCCACACGTGTACCTCCC CTTCCAGGTGAAGTTCTTCTACCTGTGCCAGCTGGCCTACTGGCTGCACGCACTTCCCGAGCTGTACTTCCAGAAGGTACGGAAG GAGGAGATCCCGCGGCAGCTCCAGTACATCTGTCTGTACCTGATCCACATCGCAGGCGCGTACCTCTTAAA CCTGAGCCGCCTGGGCCTCATCCTGCTCCTGCTGCAGTACTCCACGGAGTTCCTCTTCCACACGGCCCGGCTCTGCCACTTCGCGGACGAGAACAACGAGAAGCT GTTCAACGCCTGGGCAGCCGTATTTGGAGTCACCCGCCTCTTCATCCTCACCCTGGCTGTGCTGGCCATCGGCTTCGGCCTCGCTCGCATGGAAAACCAGGCCTTTGACCCCGAGAAGGGGAACTTCAACACGTTACTCTGCAG GCTGTGCGTGCTGCTGCTGGTGTGTGCCGCCCAGGCCTGGCTCATGTGGCGCTTCATCCACTCGCAGCTGCGGCACTGGCGCGAGTACTGGAGTGAGCAGAGCGCCAAGCGCAGGGTGCCCGCTGCCCCCAGGCTGGCAGCCAGGCTCATCAAGAGGGAGTCGG GTTACCACGAAAATGGGGTGGTGAAAGCCGAGAATGGAACCTCCACACGGACTAAGAAACTGAAGTCTCCTTAA